The proteins below come from a single Lasioglossum baleicum chromosome 20, iyLasBale1, whole genome shotgun sequence genomic window:
- the Ost48 gene encoding dolichyl-diphosphooligosaccharide--protein glycosyltransferase non-catalytic subunit Ost48, producing the protein MKLQDKFLCLFAIVGLASAGGPTLVLLDNLAIKETHSMFFKSLQDSGYTLTFKLADDANLLLTKYREYLYEHLIIFAPTVEEFGGALSVETITDFIDGGGNVLIAGSSQSGDVLHELASECGLEIDEEGSAVIDHLNYDKSDNGYHTKIIAEPSNLIDAPVIVGNKNIQPLLYKGTGLLADTDNPLILRLLTASSSAYSYNPLNPVKDYPHAVGKNTLLIAALQARNNARVVFSGSLYFFSDEAFTSSIKKAQGGQEYEKSGNEAVATAIARWVFKENGVIRVASVHHHRAGENAPPAAYTIMDDVVYSIDVQKLSGDKWVPYEANDLQLEFVRIDPFVRMTMKPVGNGRYEARFKIPDVYGVYQFKVDYTRIGLTHLYHTTQVSVRPLQHTQYERFIPSAYPYYVSAFSMMGGVFLFSLLFLHYKEDSKAKAE; encoded by the exons ATGAAACTTCAGGATAAGTTCCTCTGCCTTTTCGCGATAGTTGGTCTCGCCAGTGCTGGCGGACCAACTCTCGTTCTGCTTGATAATTTGGCCATTAAGGAAACGCACTCGATGTTTTTCAAGTCATTACAGG ATAGCGGATACACGTTGACGTTCAAATTAGCGGACGATGCTAATCTACTGCTCACCAAGTACAGAGAATACCTATACGAACACTTGATCATATTTGCTCCAACCGTAGAGGAGTTTGGAGGAGCCCTAAGCGTCGAGACAATCACCGACTTCATCGACGGCGGTGGAAATGTTCTAATTGCTGGATCCTCTCAGTCCGGCGATGTCTTACACGAGCTAGCATCCGAATGTGGCTTAGAGATCGACGAAGAGGGCTCTGCGGTGATAGACCACTTGAACTACGATAAATCTGATAATGGCTACCATACCAAAATAATCGCAGAGCCATCCAACTTGATAGATGCCCCTGTAATTGTTGGCAACAAGAATATACAGCCTCTGCTGTACAAGGGCACAGGTCTGCTTGCAGACACAGATAATCCTTTGATCCTACGTCTATTGACTGCATCTAGCTCGGCATACTCTTACAACCCACTGAACCCTGTAAAGGACTATCCCCATGCAGTTGGCAAAAACACATTGTTAATCGCAGCTCTGCAAGCCAGAAACAATGCGCGCGTCGTGTTCTCTGGTTCGCTGTACTTCTTCAGCGATGAAGCTTTCACTAGCTCCATTAAGAAAGCTCAAG GTGGACAGGAGTACGAGAAGTCCGGCAACGAAGCGGTGGCAACAGCGATCGCCAGGTGGGTCTTCAAGGAGAACGGTGTGATTCGAGTCGCTTCTGTGCACCATCATAGAGCTGGAGAAAATGCTCCCCCAGCAGCGTACACAATCATGGACGACGTGGTGTACTCCATAGACGTCCAGAAACTGTCCGGGGACAAATGGGTCCCGTACGAAGCGAACGATTTGCAGTTGGAGTTCGTCAGGATCGACCCGTTCGTCCGCATGACGATGAAACCCGTTGGAAACGGCCGCTACGAGGCTAGATTCAAAATCCCTGACGTGTACGGGGTCTACCAGTTCAAAGTAGACTACACCCGGATCGGTTTGACCCATTTGTACCACACGACGCAGGTTTCCGTTCGTCCTTTGCAACACACGCAATACGAACGCTTCATTCCGAGCGCGTACCCATACTACGTTAGCGCGTTCTCGATGATGGGAGGCGTGTTTCTGTTCTCTCTTCTGTTCCTGCATTACAAAGAGGACAGCAAAGCCAAGGCTGAATGA
- the Gem2 gene encoding gemin 2 isoform X1, with protein MTDCLREPVFVVGDIDDEINLSLPPSSGEEYIKRVVIEAKQCADVVVANIDRSHFVRPTINVEPVSVQTLFPNCVFATCTRCVEAPSWLGPTLDWQQCQFSDFSNVRLYISQLKNEIQTSKRKWRPPPINLPSIDDEKGWIGFCLGNCEEHEQTDPTLNTMFSLNQPMVEQILEYLVEHLQLQEKIMHKLGQWLYALLAVLEMPLTPDMCSCLRNLARTCSIMRANSKNLEVHEIRSLNLFICLVARYFRQLDMADP; from the exons ATGACAGATTGTTTACGAGAGCCAGTCTTTGTTGTTGGTGATATCGACGATGAGATAAATCTctcgttgccaccgtcttcggGCGAAGAGTATATCAAAAGAGTGGT AATCGAGGCGAAACAATGCGCGGATGTTGTGGTAGCAAACATCGACCGAAGTCATTTCGTACGGCCGACTATCAATGTTGAACCTGTAAGTGTGCAAACACTATTTCCCAATTGCGTGTTCGCAACATGTACAA GATGTGTGGAAGCACCGTCATGGCTAGGACCGACGCTAGATTGGCAGCAGTGCCAATTCTCAGATTTCTCCAATGTGAGACTGTACATTAGTCAgcttaaaaatgaaattcaGACGTCCAAACGCAAATGGAGACCACCTCCCATTAATTTG CCAAGTATAGATGATGAGAAAGGTTGGATTGGATTCTGTTTGGGCAACTGTGAGGAGCATGAACAGACCGATCCCACCCTGAACACAATGTTTTCCCTGAACCAACCAATGGTGGAGCAAATACTGGAGTACTTGGTAGAACATTTGCAGCTGCAGGAAAAGATAATGCACAAGCTAGGTCAATGGTTGTACGCGCTACTAGCCGTCCTGGAGATGCCTTTAACTCCTGATATGTGTTCATGCTTACGCAACTTGGCCAGGACGTGTTCAATCATGCGCGCAAACTCG AAGAACCTGGAAGTACACGAAATAAGGTCGCTGAATTTGTTTATTTGCCTGGTTGCAAGGTATTTTCGTCAGTTGGACATGGCAGATCCGTAG
- the Gem2 gene encoding gemin 2 isoform X2, whose protein sequence is MTDCLREPVFVVGDIDDEINLSLPPSSGEEYIKRVVIEAKQCADVVVANIDRSHFVRPTINVEPLSGCVEAPSWLGPTLDWQQCQFSDFSNVRLYISQLKNEIQTSKRKWRPPPINLPSIDDEKGWIGFCLGNCEEHEQTDPTLNTMFSLNQPMVEQILEYLVEHLQLQEKIMHKLGQWLYALLAVLEMPLTPDMCSCLRNLARTCSIMRANSKNLEVHEIRSLNLFICLVARYFRQLDMADP, encoded by the exons ATGACAGATTGTTTACGAGAGCCAGTCTTTGTTGTTGGTGATATCGACGATGAGATAAATCTctcgttgccaccgtcttcggGCGAAGAGTATATCAAAAGAGTGGT AATCGAGGCGAAACAATGCGCGGATGTTGTGGTAGCAAACATCGACCGAAGTCATTTCGTACGGCCGACTATCAATGTTGAACCT TTATCAGGATGTGTGGAAGCACCGTCATGGCTAGGACCGACGCTAGATTGGCAGCAGTGCCAATTCTCAGATTTCTCCAATGTGAGACTGTACATTAGTCAgcttaaaaatgaaattcaGACGTCCAAACGCAAATGGAGACCACCTCCCATTAATTTG CCAAGTATAGATGATGAGAAAGGTTGGATTGGATTCTGTTTGGGCAACTGTGAGGAGCATGAACAGACCGATCCCACCCTGAACACAATGTTTTCCCTGAACCAACCAATGGTGGAGCAAATACTGGAGTACTTGGTAGAACATTTGCAGCTGCAGGAAAAGATAATGCACAAGCTAGGTCAATGGTTGTACGCGCTACTAGCCGTCCTGGAGATGCCTTTAACTCCTGATATGTGTTCATGCTTACGCAACTTGGCCAGGACGTGTTCAATCATGCGCGCAAACTCG AAGAACCTGGAAGTACACGAAATAAGGTCGCTGAATTTGTTTATTTGCCTGGTTGCAAGGTATTTTCGTCAGTTGGACATGGCAGATCCGTAG
- the Gem2 gene encoding gemin 2 isoform X4, with product MLNLSSLCDNNANATKLSGCVEAPSWLGPTLDWQQCQFSDFSNVRLYISQLKNEIQTSKRKWRPPPINLPSIDDEKGWIGFCLGNCEEHEQTDPTLNTMFSLNQPMVEQILEYLVEHLQLQEKIMHKLGQWLYALLAVLEMPLTPDMCSCLRNLARTCSIMRANSKNLEVHEIRSLNLFICLVARYFRQLDMADP from the exons ATGTTGAACCT GAGCAGTTTGTGCGATAATAATGCAAACGCAACAAAGTTATCAGGATGTGTGGAAGCACCGTCATGGCTAGGACCGACGCTAGATTGGCAGCAGTGCCAATTCTCAGATTTCTCCAATGTGAGACTGTACATTAGTCAgcttaaaaatgaaattcaGACGTCCAAACGCAAATGGAGACCACCTCCCATTAATTTG CCAAGTATAGATGATGAGAAAGGTTGGATTGGATTCTGTTTGGGCAACTGTGAGGAGCATGAACAGACCGATCCCACCCTGAACACAATGTTTTCCCTGAACCAACCAATGGTGGAGCAAATACTGGAGTACTTGGTAGAACATTTGCAGCTGCAGGAAAAGATAATGCACAAGCTAGGTCAATGGTTGTACGCGCTACTAGCCGTCCTGGAGATGCCTTTAACTCCTGATATGTGTTCATGCTTACGCAACTTGGCCAGGACGTGTTCAATCATGCGCGCAAACTCG AAGAACCTGGAAGTACACGAAATAAGGTCGCTGAATTTGTTTATTTGCCTGGTTGCAAGGTATTTTCGTCAGTTGGACATGGCAGATCCGTAG
- the Gem2 gene encoding gemin 2 isoform X3: MYKLVESSLCDNNANATKLSGCVEAPSWLGPTLDWQQCQFSDFSNVRLYISQLKNEIQTSKRKWRPPPINLPSIDDEKGWIGFCLGNCEEHEQTDPTLNTMFSLNQPMVEQILEYLVEHLQLQEKIMHKLGQWLYALLAVLEMPLTPDMCSCLRNLARTCSIMRANSKNLEVHEIRSLNLFICLVARYFRQLDMADP; encoded by the exons ATGTACAAGTTAGTGGA GAGCAGTTTGTGCGATAATAATGCAAACGCAACAAAGTTATCAGGATGTGTGGAAGCACCGTCATGGCTAGGACCGACGCTAGATTGGCAGCAGTGCCAATTCTCAGATTTCTCCAATGTGAGACTGTACATTAGTCAgcttaaaaatgaaattcaGACGTCCAAACGCAAATGGAGACCACCTCCCATTAATTTG CCAAGTATAGATGATGAGAAAGGTTGGATTGGATTCTGTTTGGGCAACTGTGAGGAGCATGAACAGACCGATCCCACCCTGAACACAATGTTTTCCCTGAACCAACCAATGGTGGAGCAAATACTGGAGTACTTGGTAGAACATTTGCAGCTGCAGGAAAAGATAATGCACAAGCTAGGTCAATGGTTGTACGCGCTACTAGCCGTCCTGGAGATGCCTTTAACTCCTGATATGTGTTCATGCTTACGCAACTTGGCCAGGACGTGTTCAATCATGCGCGCAAACTCG AAGAACCTGGAAGTACACGAAATAAGGTCGCTGAATTTGTTTATTTGCCTGGTTGCAAGGTATTTTCGTCAGTTGGACATGGCAGATCCGTAG
- the LOC143218809 gene encoding ubiquitin-like protein 4A, producing MKVTVKKLQGNECVVDIMPTETVLELKHKISDLLGIEVPQQKLLHTGKTLADENLLSFYPGIKDGSKLNLLVVKKAEEGSSKGKAPIRKTGTHILKDEISRVLRRYYTESDTESIVNELIKDLKNKVNNLSYDDLERLATALLQDQEYIG from the exons ATGAAAGTTACCGTGAAGAAGCTCCAGGGAAACGAATGCGTTGTTGAC ATTATGCCCACGGAGACAGTGTTGGAGCTGAAGCATAAGATCAGCGATCTCCTGGGCATTGAAGTGCCGCAACAGAAACTTTTGCACACTGGTAAAACACTGGCTG ACGAGAATCTCCTGAGCTTCTACCCAGGCATTAAAGATGGCAGCAAATTGAACCTGCTGGTTGTTAAAAAGGCCGAGGAAGGCTCCAGCAAGGGAAAAGCACCGATCCGCAAAACGGGCACCCACATTCTAAAAGATGAGATCTCCAGAGTTCTGAGGCGTTACTACACAGAGTCGGACACAGAATCCATAGTAAACGAATTGatcaaagacctgaagaacAAAGTGAACAACCTTAGCTATGACGATCTAGAACGATTAGCGACAGCACTCCTCCAGGACCAAGAGTACATAGGTTAA
- the LOC143218800 gene encoding ribonuclease H2 subunit A, whose amino-acid sequence MENAKENENTTNSEENGSDSMDNSLITNRGDLTSYFEGWDHSINKVHLSEVPQICKDEPCQLGIDEAGRGPVLGPMVYGIAYAPLSEKQLLVDLGCADSKSLTEEKRDAIFDEICKHGDNMGWAVDVISPNIICNSMYRRSKISLNEVSMVSAIELVKRVIEAGARITEIYVDTVGKPEKYQARLEQIFPGMKIVVAKKADSTYPIVSAASICAKVSRDHAIRAWQFLEGDIDSEYGSGYPNDPETKKWLAGHVDPVFGFPRLVRFSWSTAEKILETQALAVEWEEVEEEAKLGEQKISSFFSKSPARSCQSQKKRHAFFRERCLFSTSRF is encoded by the exons ATGGAAAACGCAAAGGAGAACGAGAATACGACGAATTCAGAGGAGAATGGCTCCGATTCTATGGACAATAGCCTAATTACCAACAGAGGcgacttaacttcgtatttcgAGGGCTGGGACCACAGTATCAACAAAGTTCATTTGTCAGAG GTCCCACAAATTTGCAAGGACGAGCCATGCCAGTTAGGTATCGACGAGGCTGGTCGTGGCCCAGTCCTTGGACCGATGGTGTACGGAATAGCCTATGCCCCGTTGTCCGAGAAGCAGCTTCTGGTGGATCTGGGATGCGCAGATTCGAAAAGCCTGACTGAGGAAAAGAGAGATGCTATTTTCGACGAGATTTGCAAGCACGGGGATAACATGGGCTGGGCAGTGGATGTGATATCGCCCAACATCATATGCAACAGCATGTACCGAAGGAGCAAGATCTCCCTGAACGAGGTGTCCATGGTTTCCGCGATCGAGCTGGTCAAGAGAGTGATAGAGGCTGGTGCAAGAATCACAGAGATCTACGTGGACACTGTAGGCAAACCTGAGAAGTACCAGGCCAGGCTGGAGCAGATTTTCCCAGGTATGAAAATAGTAGTTGCAAAGAAAGCTGACTCCACGTATCCCATTGTCAGTGCGGCCAGTATCTGTGCCAAGGTATCCCGTGACCATGCTATAAGAGCTTGGCAGTTTCTGGAGGGGGATATCGACTCAGAGTATGGAAGCGGGTACCCTAACGACCCAGAGACCAAGAAGTGGCTCGCGGGACACGTGGATCCAGTGTTTGGGTTTCCTCGTTTGGTCAGGTTCAGTTGGTCCACTGCTGAGAAGATCCTGGAGACTCAGGCCCTAGCAGTTGAGTGGGAAGAAGTGGAGGAGGAAGCAAAGCTGGGGGAGCAAAAGATCTCTAGCTTCTTTAGCAAGTCCCCTGCGAGGTCCTGCCAGTCGCAGAAGAAGAGACATGCTTTCTTCAGGGAAAGGTGTCTGTTTAGTACGTCCAGATTCTGA
- the LOC143218802 gene encoding uncharacterized protein LOC143218802 isoform X2, translating to MDWRLGFLLICFVVEDMDALRMLDLVVPQHVVRGQTIRLECNFNLDGETLYSVKWYKDGNEFYRFVPQDKPPVLVFQLPGVTANIHNSTDSSVVLHSVNLMSTGRYRCEVSAEAPSFQTVSDHSDMLVVALPEDGPVITGRPGRHRYQAGDVVRFNCTSAKSKPAAMLSWFINGEPVDPQYLRGPHITEVDREGLETAVLGLEFRLRTKHFRKGDLKIKCLATIATVYWKSNELSIEGERPLKMPVMESRETRAQGHTHAEHILGGSGSSTLAPCILTMIVSLLVLR from the exons ATATGGACGCGCTGAGGATGCTGGACCTGGTGGTCCCCCAGCACGTGGTCCGGGGCCAAACAATTCGGCTGGAGTGCAACTTCAACCTGGACGGCGAGACCCTGTATTCTGTGAAGTGGTACAAAGACGGGAACGAGTTCTACCGATTCGTGCCGCAGGACAAGCCGCCGGTGCTCGTCTTTCAGCTGCCTGGTGTCACGGCGAAC aTTCACAATTCCACCGACAGCTCGGTCGTTCTCCATTCCGTGAACCTAATGAGCACCGGCAGATACAGATGCGAGGTGTCCGCCGAGGCGCCATCTTTCCAAACGGTCTCCGATCATTCGGACATGCTCGTTGTCG CTCTACCGGAAGACGGGCCCGTTATCACCGGAAGACCGGGCAGGCATCGTTATCAGGCCGGTGACGTTGTGCGGTTCAATTGCACTTCGGCGAAGTCGAAGCCGGCCGCTATGCTCAGCTGGTTCATCAACGGGGAACCT GTCGACCCGCAGTACTTGAGGGGGCCCCACATCACAGAGGTGGATCGCGAGGGTCTGGAGACGGCGGTGCTCGGCCTGGAGTTCCGTCTGCGTACGAAGCACTTCAGAAAGGGAGACCTGAAGATCAAATGTCTGGCGACGATAGCGACCGTGTATTGGAAATCGAACGAGCTCAGCATAGAGGGTGAAAGGCCCCTCAAGATGCCGGTAATGGAGAGCAGGGAGACAAGAGCGCAAGGGCACACGCACGCCGAACATATCTTGGGAG GAAGTGGAAGCAGCACATTAGCACCCTGCATCCTGACGATGATCGTCAGCCTGCTGGTCCTGCGATAA